A region from the Gossypium hirsutum isolate 1008001.06 chromosome A08, Gossypium_hirsutum_v2.1, whole genome shotgun sequence genome encodes:
- the LOC107893619 gene encoding monothiol glutaredoxin-S11, which translates to MDKVMRLTTERGVVLFSKSSCCLCYAVKILFQELGVTPTIHEIDQDPEGREMERALMRLGCKAPVPAVFIGGKLVGSTNEVMSLHLGGGLIPLLRPYQAFC; encoded by the coding sequence ATGGACAAGGTGATGAGATTGACCACAGAGAGAGGGGTAGTGCTATTCAGCAAGAGCTCATGTTGCTTATGTTATGCTGTCAAAATTCTATTCCAAGAGCTTGGGGTAACCCCAACGATTCATGAGATCGACCAAGACCCTGAAGGCCGAGAAATGGAGAGAGCCCTCATGAGGTTGGGGTGCAAAGCGCCGGTTCCGGCGGTCTTCATAGGTGGAAAGCTGGTGGGATCCACCAATGAAGTCATGTCCCTCCACTTAGGAGGAGGACTGATCCCTTTGCTGAGGCCATATCAGGCTTTTTGCTAA